Proteins found in one Luteimonas chenhongjianii genomic segment:
- a CDS encoding TonB-dependent receptor produces MKFAPRAEKTPVTILATAIAMALAAPVAAQTAPAPDRAVDMEAVTVTGYRESLQKSLDEKRYSVEQVDAIFAEDIGKFPDQNLAESLQRIAGISIDREGGEGQRISVRGLGSDFTRVRLNGLEALATAGSGSAGVNRSRGFDFNTFASELFSQVKVNKTQSAQMDEGSLGSTVDLRGSRPFDFKGFRASASAQLGYNELSEENDPRVSGLISNTWADGRVGALLSASYSQRTIFEEGYNPVRWEHGNHRNSNQSNASNNGTYGFCSPVGYDPQTPRNPLSNETPAGTGSQANQDRNNGWGSYGIDANNCGTGLARPAATPENIAAYETATNAWLPRYPRYIRTQHDIERLGVTGAFQFRISDDTLLSVDALYSKLEKDQREDSLGANLHRAANLGGKTQIVVREVEVDERNRLRYGVFDNVDFRTESSQIEESTEFKQFSMQLEHRFNDAVRLDATVGTSTSDYARPVFSMVSFDNANLDGFVLDLRGDPEMPSMTFPFDTSSADSWQWLGYGAVPVNSNGTARGANISEARLNPSYVRNAFDSAKVDLSFDINPSLTFRTGLAFKDYEMRSEEYRHISYGRLPQALPDGVTVGELSTTLDGFGNNLSGNMPGSWLIPDFDRIAGLLDIYSNADSGVPGGDYRLAGIGHFGSSNNNFDVSERSLATYAQLDFNTDLFGRALRGNVGARLVKTQIEANGWAPCPTGGEANCTSVFGVASATADAGERYVLPTSVGHSYTDVLPSLNLSWDLTESFILRFGAAKTMARPTLAYMSPSVSGGPTNFFDDGRFYSINLGNPKLDPFRSTNYDLSAEWYFAEGGLLSAAVFYKDIESYVQRTRLLTTWSDLGYSLDLLPPGFTADTVFNVQSYYNTPGGPLKGWELTYQQPFTFLPGFWSNFGVQMNYTHVDSDIEYMFSTAASSNSAIVTQITENQLVNLSPNSYNATLYYDDGKFSARVSTSYRDGYIGEVLSRENVFDLDGNQLATADVTGKHSVRNVDFNTSFKVNDKLSLTFEAINLLDTPDRRYVDSDLMLPDRYTVTGRQYYVGARYRF; encoded by the coding sequence ATGAAGTTTGCACCACGGGCGGAAAAGACACCGGTTACCATTCTTGCCACCGCGATCGCCATGGCGCTCGCTGCGCCGGTCGCGGCGCAGACGGCGCCTGCCCCGGATCGCGCGGTGGACATGGAGGCGGTGACCGTCACCGGCTATCGCGAGAGCCTGCAGAAGTCGCTCGACGAAAAGCGCTACAGCGTTGAACAGGTCGATGCGATCTTCGCCGAGGACATCGGCAAGTTCCCGGACCAGAACCTGGCCGAATCGCTGCAGCGCATCGCCGGTATCTCGATCGACCGCGAAGGCGGCGAGGGCCAGCGCATTTCGGTGCGTGGCCTGGGTTCGGACTTCACCCGCGTGCGTCTCAACGGGCTCGAGGCACTGGCGACCGCCGGCAGCGGCAGCGCCGGCGTCAACCGTTCGCGCGGCTTCGACTTCAACACGTTCGCCTCGGAACTCTTCAGCCAGGTCAAGGTCAACAAGACCCAGTCTGCGCAGATGGACGAAGGCTCGCTCGGCTCCACCGTCGATCTGCGCGGTTCGCGCCCGTTCGACTTCAAGGGCTTCCGCGCATCGGCCAGCGCCCAGCTCGGCTACAACGAACTGTCGGAAGAGAACGATCCGCGCGTCTCCGGCCTGATCAGCAACACCTGGGCCGACGGCCGTGTCGGCGCGCTGCTTTCGGCGTCCTACAGCCAGCGCACGATCTTCGAGGAAGGCTACAACCCGGTCCGCTGGGAACACGGCAACCACCGCAACTCCAACCAGTCCAACGCCAGCAACAACGGCACCTACGGCTTCTGTTCGCCGGTCGGATACGACCCGCAGACGCCGCGCAATCCGCTCTCCAACGAGACACCTGCCGGTACCGGCAGCCAGGCCAACCAGGACCGCAACAACGGCTGGGGCAGCTATGGCATCGATGCCAACAACTGCGGCACCGGCCTGGCGCGTCCGGCCGCGACGCCCGAGAACATCGCCGCCTACGAGACCGCGACCAATGCCTGGCTGCCGCGCTATCCGCGCTACATCCGCACCCAGCACGACATCGAGCGCCTCGGTGTCACCGGCGCGTTCCAGTTCCGCATCAGCGACGACACGCTGCTGAGCGTCGATGCGCTGTATTCCAAGCTGGAGAAGGATCAGCGCGAGGATTCGCTCGGCGCCAACCTGCACCGCGCCGCCAACCTCGGTGGCAAGACCCAGATCGTCGTGCGTGAGGTCGAGGTGGACGAGCGGAACCGGCTGCGTTACGGCGTGTTCGACAACGTCGACTTCCGCACCGAATCGAGCCAGATCGAGGAATCGACCGAGTTCAAGCAGTTCAGCATGCAGCTCGAGCATCGTTTCAACGATGCCGTGCGCCTCGACGCCACCGTCGGCACCTCGACGTCGGACTACGCGCGGCCGGTGTTCTCGATGGTCAGCTTCGACAATGCGAACCTCGACGGCTTCGTGCTCGATCTGCGCGGCGATCCCGAAATGCCGAGCATGACCTTCCCCTTCGACACCAGCAGCGCCGACTCCTGGCAGTGGCTCGGCTATGGCGCGGTTCCGGTCAACAGCAACGGCACCGCGCGCGGCGCCAACATCAGCGAGGCGCGACTGAACCCGAGCTACGTGCGCAATGCCTTCGATTCCGCGAAGGTGGATCTCTCGTTCGATATCAACCCGAGCCTGACGTTCCGCACCGGTCTGGCGTTCAAGGACTACGAGATGCGCAGCGAGGAGTACCGGCACATCAGCTACGGGCGCCTGCCGCAGGCGCTGCCGGACGGGGTGACGGTCGGTGAGCTGAGCACCACGCTCGACGGCTTCGGCAACAACCTCTCGGGCAACATGCCGGGCTCATGGCTGATTCCCGACTTCGACCGCATCGCCGGCCTGCTCGACATCTACAGCAACGCCGACAGCGGCGTGCCGGGCGGCGACTACCGCCTCGCCGGTATCGGTCACTTCGGTTCGTCGAACAACAACTTCGACGTGAGCGAGCGCAGCCTGGCGACCTACGCCCAGCTCGACTTCAACACCGACCTGTTCGGTCGCGCGCTGCGCGGCAACGTGGGCGCGCGCCTGGTCAAGACGCAGATCGAAGCCAATGGCTGGGCGCCTTGCCCGACCGGCGGTGAGGCCAACTGCACCAGCGTCTTCGGCGTCGCCAGCGCGACCGCCGATGCCGGTGAGCGCTACGTGCTGCCGACCAGCGTCGGCCACAGCTACACCGATGTCCTGCCTTCGTTGAACCTGTCCTGGGACCTGACCGAGAGCTTCATCCTGCGCTTCGGCGCAGCCAAGACCATGGCACGCCCGACGCTGGCCTACATGTCGCCGAGCGTCAGCGGTGGACCGACGAACTTCTTCGACGACGGCCGCTTCTACTCGATCAACCTGGGCAATCCCAAGCTCGATCCGTTCCGCTCGACCAACTACGACCTCAGCGCCGAGTGGTACTTCGCCGAAGGCGGCCTGCTGTCGGCGGCGGTGTTCTACAAGGACATCGAAAGCTACGTGCAGCGCACGCGCCTGCTGACGACGTGGTCGGACCTGGGCTATTCGCTGGATCTGCTGCCGCCCGGCTTCACCGCCGACACGGTGTTCAACGTGCAGAGCTACTACAACACCCCGGGCGGTCCGCTGAAGGGCTGGGAGCTGACCTACCAGCAGCCCTTCACCTTCCTGCCGGGCTTCTGGAGCAACTTCGGCGTGCAGATGAACTACACGCACGTCGATTCCGACATCGAGTACATGTTCAGCACGGCCGCCAGCAGCAACAGCGCGATCGTCACCCAGATCACCGAGAACCAGCTGGTGAACCTGTCGCCGAACTCGTACAACGCGACGCTCTACTACGACGACGGCAAGTTCAGCGCCCGCGTCTCGACCAGCTACCGTGACGGCTACATCGGCGAGGTGCTGAGCCGCGAGAACGTGTTCGACCTCGACGGCAACCAGCTGGCCACCGCCGACGTCACCGGCAAGCACAGCGTGCGCAACGTCGACTTCAACACCTCGTTCAAGGTCAACGACAAGCTCAGCCTGACGTTCGAGGCGATCAACCTGCTCGATACGCCGGACCGTCGTTATGTCGATTCGGACCTGATGCTGCCCGATCGCTACACGGTGACCGGACGCCAGTACTACGTCGGTGCCCGCTATCGCTTCTGA
- a CDS encoding pectinesterase family protein produces the protein MLSSLAFSPAAMADRVLEVGHDSGAFASVQAAVDAATAGGEAATIRIAAGTWRGVVDVPSDAPALRFIGAGATQTRIVHDHYASRIDPRSGQPFGTYGSATMFVRADDFHAERLTIANDAGPVGQAVALVVDGTRASFRDVHLLGHQDTLYLRKAGTLVWFRDCRVEGTVDYIFGAATALFERCALHSVGDGYITAPSTPPEQAYGFVFRDCTLTAAPGVAGVYLGRPWRPHGAAYFVGCRFDGPVLAEGWHDWGKPGNRQTARFAEFGNSGRGSALDGRVSWRLDDSAPPDAVTLMQDWKPFE, from the coding sequence ATGCTGTCGTCGCTGGCCTTCAGCCCGGCGGCGATGGCCGATCGCGTTCTGGAGGTCGGCCATGACAGTGGCGCGTTCGCAAGCGTCCAGGCCGCCGTCGATGCGGCCACGGCGGGCGGCGAGGCCGCGACCATCCGCATCGCTGCGGGGACGTGGCGCGGGGTGGTCGACGTGCCGTCGGACGCACCCGCGCTCCGCTTCATCGGTGCCGGGGCGACGCAGACCCGCATCGTCCACGACCATTACGCCAGCCGGATCGATCCGCGCAGTGGCCAACCCTTCGGTACCTACGGCTCGGCGACGATGTTCGTGCGCGCCGACGATTTCCACGCCGAGCGACTGACCATCGCCAACGATGCCGGGCCGGTCGGCCAGGCGGTCGCGCTGGTCGTCGACGGCACTCGAGCCTCGTTCCGGGACGTGCATCTGCTCGGACACCAGGACACCCTGTACCTGCGCAAGGCCGGTACGCTGGTCTGGTTCCGCGACTGCCGCGTCGAGGGGACGGTCGATTACATCTTCGGCGCAGCGACTGCACTGTTCGAGCGCTGCGCCCTGCATTCGGTGGGCGACGGCTACATCACCGCGCCGTCCACGCCTCCCGAGCAGGCCTATGGATTCGTGTTCCGCGACTGCACGCTGACCGCCGCGCCCGGCGTGGCGGGCGTCTATCTGGGGCGGCCGTGGCGCCCGCACGGCGCGGCATATTTCGTCGGCTGCCGGTTCGATGGCCCGGTACTGGCCGAGGGCTGGCACGACTGGGGCAAGCCGGGGAACCGGCAGACCGCGCGCTTCGCCGAATTCGGCAACAGCGGCCGGGGCAGCGCACTGGATGGTCGCGTGTCGTGGCGCCTGGATGACAGCGCGCCGCCTGATGCCGTCACACTGATGCAGGACTGGAAACCATTCGAATGA
- a CDS encoding LamG-like jellyroll fold domain-containing protein, translating into MSKRVLAIACAMGLSASLHAQEAPRLLFHVSADEDFVADTALGDPVPNFKDKVRLVEGGARGRAIEWDDDGVLSWNAPGNIDAARGTLSFFWRSRDPVGEAPFVIFRAGYADHSSWDMAWMRIDWNGEGFDAFVTDANLARSRVSFKMDTPPAADAWTHIAFAWDETVGVRLYVDGREVGREERPANAQASFDFDAGLDQFGLAARVLAPHQVQSRYNFLRGSDFDDIRVHDRMLDTAGVEAVRSFRAPTSAVAPAGRHAAWLFRHGWQDGVAPPLLEAATTTIRKVEFADARDLKQWMWKGTDGISETTWPGVYNRSRLRGRDDYFQLPDWDTYVDGGKALDLTLPDEPWNRIELRGAAYGQARAGDAPGSLSPLFQRPQGVVRTVDTFDERRGGHLRFENAAQETPIQEIWAYHVSDAAEPEGSVKQRYTIHSDAEIDYDNLVALRTHIDSRFAAGERSKVLALPGRAAYRTRDAAREASDQPIVHILIPSGIGAAPAAQPLIRSWAHSWENMYDGLDGVAIDIPALDLPASHTVDGSPAIPLNIRVKDPIWPDRDMIDVSVAVKPGEARTLWLDLRDRILTDDSLWISIASAAEGFNAGTLDGAEVRMVYKPRAQAIAEHVEDRFNQVRDNWGFLVEEHTTSQRQRLYARVHADISDLLRVDPDHELGRLYWNYMSYNSQGLPPFEQPQAPAGVPLWAFRQLEDLKAVRRFVEWWIDERQAEFGDFGGGISDDSDLSQQWPGLALMGVIPDKLNASITALADAAYAHGMFAGGLSAIETDELHAYEEGINTNSAMYLLNWGDPLSTTRLMETVRDLDEKIVLRNPQGHVLFSSNWFGGNKVYREPRWQWQKPYSFPVLHPAFVLGVFNADPTSRAMITGLADGYLAHAYTDEKGAWQLPNEINWATGERRGGDLFDGSGGADTMHLYWAAWRWTGDDKYLRPLQYRVDRSGPAGLSNLAENYVDVLGRREDWGKRLQQSADKGETGVQSVFAWQQTGDKAYLEALHADGIRAKAMREYMNTEGHWWSDRVDAPSEFLQRARLGGLALRRNTTYPGHTVSWRFADDAQAEAVALLVSAPSRERFKVIAHNTGARRADAAMTGWNVAPGRWRITSGVDRDGDESIDGRAQTREVTLETSVSVDLAFAPGRTEVFEFELIEAGTPVETRADIGIGRGDVRVVDGAVEVTVHSLGHADASGGVAILEDARGRELARADIPALDAPRDLQPRTATLRLQHAAGIDPRGGRVRIALPGDDEEVTRLNNVAEVR; encoded by the coding sequence ATGTCGAAGCGGGTGCTGGCCATTGCCTGCGCCATGGGGCTGTCCGCCTCCCTCCACGCCCAGGAGGCGCCGCGCCTGCTGTTCCACGTCTCCGCCGATGAGGATTTCGTCGCCGACACCGCGCTCGGTGATCCGGTGCCCAACTTCAAGGACAAGGTGCGTCTGGTCGAAGGCGGCGCGCGCGGACGCGCGATCGAGTGGGACGACGACGGCGTGCTGTCTTGGAATGCGCCGGGCAACATCGATGCCGCGCGCGGCACCCTGAGCTTCTTCTGGCGCTCGCGCGATCCCGTCGGCGAGGCGCCGTTCGTGATCTTCCGCGCCGGTTATGCCGACCACTCCAGCTGGGACATGGCGTGGATGCGGATCGACTGGAACGGCGAAGGCTTCGATGCCTTCGTCACCGATGCCAACCTCGCGCGCTCGCGGGTGTCGTTCAAGATGGACACGCCACCGGCTGCCGATGCCTGGACCCATATCGCGTTCGCCTGGGACGAAACCGTCGGCGTGCGCCTGTATGTCGACGGCCGCGAAGTGGGCCGCGAGGAGCGGCCGGCCAATGCCCAGGCGTCGTTCGACTTCGATGCGGGCCTGGACCAGTTCGGTCTGGCTGCACGCGTGCTCGCGCCGCACCAGGTGCAGAGCCGTTACAACTTCCTGCGCGGCAGTGATTTCGACGACATCCGTGTGCACGACCGCATGCTCGACACGGCTGGTGTCGAGGCCGTGCGCAGCTTCCGCGCGCCGACCAGCGCCGTTGCCCCGGCCGGCCGGCATGCAGCCTGGCTGTTCCGCCACGGCTGGCAGGACGGCGTGGCGCCACCGCTGCTGGAAGCGGCGACGACCACGATCCGCAAGGTCGAGTTCGCGGATGCCAGGGACCTCAAGCAGTGGATGTGGAAGGGCACCGACGGCATCTCCGAAACCACCTGGCCGGGCGTCTACAACCGCTCGCGGCTGCGCGGTCGCGACGACTATTTCCAGCTGCCGGACTGGGATACCTATGTCGACGGCGGCAAGGCGCTCGATCTGACCCTGCCCGATGAACCCTGGAACCGCATCGAACTGCGCGGCGCGGCCTACGGGCAGGCGCGGGCTGGCGACGCACCCGGGTCGCTGTCGCCGCTGTTCCAGCGTCCGCAGGGCGTGGTGCGCACGGTGGATACGTTCGACGAGCGCCGCGGCGGCCACCTGCGCTTCGAGAACGCCGCCCAGGAAACCCCGATCCAGGAGATCTGGGCCTATCACGTCAGCGACGCGGCCGAACCCGAGGGCTCGGTCAAGCAGCGCTACACGATCCACAGCGACGCGGAGATCGACTACGACAATCTCGTCGCCCTGCGCACCCATATCGACAGCCGATTTGCGGCCGGCGAACGCAGCAAGGTGCTGGCGCTACCCGGCCGCGCGGCGTATCGCACGCGGGACGCGGCGCGTGAGGCCAGCGATCAGCCCATCGTCCACATCCTGATTCCGTCGGGCATCGGCGCCGCGCCGGCGGCGCAGCCGCTGATCCGCAGCTGGGCACACAGCTGGGAGAACATGTACGACGGCCTCGACGGCGTCGCCATCGACATCCCCGCGCTCGACCTGCCGGCCTCGCATACCGTCGACGGCAGCCCGGCAATCCCGCTCAACATCCGCGTCAAGGATCCCATCTGGCCGGACCGCGACATGATCGATGTCTCGGTCGCGGTGAAGCCGGGCGAGGCGCGCACGCTGTGGCTGGACCTGCGCGACCGCATCCTCACCGACGACAGCCTGTGGATCAGCATTGCCTCGGCCGCCGAGGGCTTCAATGCCGGCACGCTCGACGGCGCCGAGGTGCGCATGGTCTACAAGCCGCGCGCGCAGGCGATTGCCGAGCACGTGGAAGACCGCTTCAACCAGGTGCGCGACAACTGGGGCTTCCTGGTCGAGGAACACACCACCTCGCAGCGCCAGCGTCTCTACGCGCGCGTCCATGCCGACATCAGCGACCTGCTGCGGGTCGATCCCGACCACGAGCTCGGCCGGCTCTACTGGAACTACATGAGCTACAACAGCCAGGGGCTGCCGCCGTTCGAGCAGCCACAGGCGCCGGCCGGCGTGCCGCTGTGGGCGTTCCGCCAGCTCGAGGATCTCAAGGCCGTGCGCCGCTTCGTCGAGTGGTGGATCGACGAGCGCCAGGCGGAGTTCGGCGATTTCGGTGGCGGCATTTCCGACGACAGCGACCTGTCTCAGCAGTGGCCGGGCCTGGCGCTGATGGGCGTGATCCCCGACAAGCTCAATGCCTCGATCACCGCACTGGCCGACGCGGCCTACGCACACGGAATGTTCGCCGGTGGCCTGTCGGCGATCGAGACCGACGAGCTGCACGCCTACGAGGAAGGCATCAACACCAACAGCGCGATGTACCTGCTCAACTGGGGTGATCCGCTGAGCACGACGCGACTGATGGAGACCGTCCGCGATCTCGACGAGAAGATCGTGCTGCGCAATCCGCAGGGTCACGTGCTGTTCTCGAGCAACTGGTTCGGCGGCAACAAGGTCTATCGCGAGCCGCGCTGGCAGTGGCAGAAGCCGTACTCGTTCCCGGTGCTGCATCCGGCGTTCGTGCTCGGCGTGTTCAATGCCGACCCGACCAGCCGCGCGATGATCACCGGTCTCGCCGACGGCTATCTCGCGCATGCCTATACCGACGAGAAGGGCGCCTGGCAGTTGCCCAACGAGATCAACTGGGCAACCGGCGAGCGTCGCGGCGGCGATCTGTTCGACGGCTCCGGCGGCGCCGACACCATGCACCTGTACTGGGCGGCCTGGCGCTGGACGGGTGACGACAAGTACCTGCGGCCGCTGCAGTACCGCGTCGACCGCAGCGGGCCGGCGGGCCTGTCGAACCTGGCCGAGAACTACGTCGACGTGCTCGGCAGGCGGGAGGACTGGGGCAAGCGCCTGCAGCAGTCGGCCGACAAGGGCGAGACCGGCGTACAGAGCGTGTTCGCCTGGCAGCAGACCGGTGACAAGGCCTATCTCGAAGCCCTGCATGCCGACGGCATCCGGGCCAAGGCGATGCGCGAGTACATGAACACCGAAGGCCACTGGTGGTCGGATCGCGTCGACGCGCCCAGCGAGTTCCTGCAGCGCGCGCGTCTCGGCGGCCTGGCCCTGCGCCGCAACACCACGTATCCCGGCCACACCGTGAGCTGGCGCTTCGCCGACGACGCGCAGGCCGAAGCCGTCGCATTGCTGGTCTCGGCGCCGTCTCGCGAACGCTTCAAGGTGATCGCGCACAACACCGGCGCGCGTCGGGCCGATGCGGCGATGACCGGCTGGAACGTCGCGCCCGGGCGCTGGCGCATCACCAGCGGCGTCGACCGCGATGGCGACGAGTCCATCGACGGTCGCGCGCAGACGCGTGAGGTCACGCTCGAGACCAGCGTGTCGGTGGATCTGGCCTTCGCGCCGGGTCGCACCGAGGTGTTCGAGTTCGAGCTGATCGAAGCCGGCACACCGGTGGAGACGCGCGCCGACATCGGCATCGGCCGTGGCGACGTGCGCGTGGTCGACGGCGCGGTCGAGGTCACCGTCCACAGCCTCGGCCACGCCGATGCATCGGGTGGCGTCGCGATCCTCGAGGACGCGCGGGGCCGCGAACTCGCGCGCGCCGACATTCCCGCACTGGATGCACCGCGCGACCTGCAACCGCGCACGGCCACGCTGCGTCTGCAGCATGCGGCTGGTATCGATCCGCGCGGTGGACGCGTGCGCATCGCCTTGCCGGGTGACGACGAGGAGGTGACACGCCTCAACAACGTCGCCGAGGTGCGTTGA
- the pelA gene encoding pectate lyase, which translates to MPGLRFPVLQLASICLLSGLLASTSVFASEPDPVAERMLQAQTASGGWPKHLAGKAVDYARPFDAAASAALARSGRPDDATIDNDATTREIVHLAGALQRSGDSRYRDAALRGVDYLLAAQYANGGWPQFHPDRSGYRAQVTFNDDAMTQVVGLLQDIAEGRGDVAGLAPLRGEAARAAVDRAIALIVSLQVRIDGVPTIWAAQYDETTLVPATARKYEPPSLASGESVAIVRLLMRQPAPSPAIIDAIERACTWFGAHALTDIAIERDEASEGRPRDVRLIARPGARLWARFYDLERQQPLLVDRSGDIVASLADMSHERRTGYAWYGVWPARLLDQDLPAWRQRLATAHASAWHR; encoded by the coding sequence ATGCCCGGACTGCGTTTTCCTGTGCTGCAACTGGCGTCGATCTGCCTGCTGTCCGGTCTGCTCGCATCCACGAGCGTCTTCGCATCGGAGCCCGACCCGGTGGCCGAACGCATGCTGCAGGCGCAGACCGCGTCGGGTGGCTGGCCCAAGCATCTTGCCGGCAAGGCCGTCGACTACGCGCGGCCGTTCGATGCGGCGGCGAGTGCCGCGCTCGCCCGGTCCGGGCGTCCCGACGATGCCACGATCGACAACGATGCGACCACGCGCGAGATCGTCCATCTCGCCGGGGCATTGCAGCGCTCGGGCGACAGCCGCTACCGCGACGCGGCGCTGCGTGGCGTCGATTACCTGTTGGCCGCCCAATACGCGAATGGCGGCTGGCCGCAGTTCCACCCGGACCGCTCCGGCTATCGCGCCCAGGTCACCTTCAACGACGACGCGATGACCCAGGTCGTCGGGCTGCTGCAGGACATCGCGGAGGGGCGCGGCGACGTGGCCGGGCTCGCGCCGCTGCGCGGCGAAGCCGCCCGCGCCGCAGTTGATCGCGCAATCGCGTTGATCGTGTCCCTGCAGGTGCGCATCGATGGCGTGCCGACGATCTGGGCTGCGCAGTACGACGAGACCACCCTGGTCCCGGCGACTGCGCGCAAGTACGAACCGCCCTCGCTGGCGAGCGGCGAATCGGTGGCGATCGTCCGCCTGCTGATGCGCCAGCCCGCTCCGTCGCCGGCGATCATCGATGCGATCGAGCGCGCCTGCACCTGGTTCGGCGCGCATGCGCTCACCGATATCGCAATCGAACGCGATGAGGCGTCCGAGGGGCGTCCGCGCGATGTGCGTCTGATCGCGCGGCCCGGTGCAAGGCTGTGGGCCCGCTTCTATGATCTCGAGCGGCAGCAGCCACTGCTGGTCGATCGCAGCGGCGACATCGTCGCATCGCTGGCGGACATGTCGCACGAGCGCCGGACCGGCTATGCCTGGTACGGCGTCTGGCCGGCGCGCCTGCTGGATCAGGACCTGCCCGCCTGGCGTCAGCGCCTGGCGACCGCCCACGCATCGGCGTGGCACCGTTAA